The genomic segment AACGGCTTGGTTGTCAGCTAGTGGTAAAAGGCGATGTGACCATTCGGTCTTAATCGTGTAATCAATCGTGCCAATAAATATCAAAATTGCGGGCATCTAGGCTTAACTGCGTATTCCATTGGCGGATTTTTTCGGCAATTTGTGGCATGAGACTATCGGCCATAAACTGCATGAGGGAATCAATTTTGGAATAATTATTGTGAAGCGGATCAAGGAAATAAACGGGAAATTCTTTTTCAATGGAGCTGCCCGATTTTTTAAGATCGGACAAGCGTGTTAAAGCAGCCTCTAAAAAAGTATACCCCATAATGTGCGCGTTACGCGAAAGCGTAACAGGCGTTAAATTGGGAGCATGATGGAAAAAATCAATAAAGGCCGATTCGTAAATAAGATCGAACCCAATGGTAATAAAATCGCGGCGTGTGCCATCGGGATTATAAAGTGAAATAAGTTGCGTTTGCGTGAGAGGCTCGGCCGAGGCCGTTAAGTACGTTTGAGACAATACTTCTTCCTGAATACTTTTGCGAAACACAATGTATTGCGAATGCGGATAAATACGTTTTTCTCGGTTGCCGGTAATATAATCGAGTGCCGAGAGATTCACGTCTATAAAAACACGGGCAAAAAACTGGTTAAAGCCTTCAATATATTTTAAGTCGTACGAATGCATCTCCACATTTTCGGCTTCCATGGGGTTGGGAGGAGAATCGTATACAATTTTCTTTTGGGATAATTTGGCTTTAGAAGATAAGGATCGCAGTTCTTCGATGGGCACTTGAAAGAAAAGACCCGACACTCTGATTAAACGCTTGCGGATATTGGTGCGGTCTTCGTGCGTTACATCCCACTTATAAAAATTCATCAAATCTTTATAAAGAATTTTTAAAAAACCTTCTTTGTAATGTTTAAAATCTTTGGCGTCTTTGTCCATTTGAACAAAGTTTTTAAGAATGTCCCGTTCGTCATCACTAAACGGTTCAAACTGCTGCGCCAGTAATTTTCCAAGATCGGTCATAAATTAAAAATTGGGCTATTGTTACAAAGCAACAGTTTAGCCTTATTTTTGAGTGTTTTCCAGTAGTTATTTAGAAGATTTTTGAGCCATATCCTGAAGCTCCTTCATAGACCGAATCACTTCTTTGTGGATACGCAGCACCTGTTTGGGCTTACTTTCGCCCTTTTTAGGGGTTACAGGGATGGGTTTTCCCACGTAATGGGTAAGTTTTTTGGGATATGGCAAGAGGCCAATGCCATGAAAAAGGGGTAGGGAAAAACGGGTGGCCTCCAGTATTTTAATGCGTAATTTTAAGAGAAAAGTGGAGTTATCGTATACATCATTAACCGCCGGGCAATTGCTGGGAACAATAGGAACCCCGGCATCACACGCTAATTTCACAAAACCTTTACGGCGCTCCCAAGGAATACGCTTCATGCCGGGCTGACATACAAGCCCCTCGTAAATACCCCCGGGGGCCAGCATCACAATTTGCTTTTGCTTGAGCAAAGCCTGAGCGTTTTTAGGGTTCGCATTTACCGCCCCGCTTTTTAAAAAAAACTCACGCACTAAAGGGATATCAAACAAAAATCCAGCCCCCAAACCACGGGGATAAATCCCCTTATCCATCATCTTTTTGGCCAATAAAAACCCATGCCAGGGGATAATGCCGTGGTTCATCACCAGGAGACACCCGGTATTTTTGGGTATATTCTCAAGCCCTACTACTTGATAGCGAAAATACTTTTCCAGTACTTTAAAAGCCCCTTTAACCCGATTAATAAAATCGGGGTCGTGATGATGGAGTTGGTTACGGATGTGAAGTTTTTTGCTCATACTCGGTTGCGAGCTGGGATATAGCAAACGGAATAAAACCTGCAAGTGTTATGGAAAAAATTGAGATGCGCACCTGAATATGACTCTTAGACTGATTAAGCCTACGT from the bacterium genome contains:
- a CDS encoding acyltransferase family protein; this translates as MSKKLHIRNQLHHHDPDFINRVKGAFKVLEKYFRYQVVGLENIPKNTGCLLVMNHGIIPWHGFLLAKKMMDKGIYPRGLGAGFLFDIPLVREFFLKSGAVNANPKNAQALLKQKQIVMLAPGGIYEGLVCQPGMKRIPWERRKGFVKLACDAGVPIVPSNCPAVNDVYDNSTFLLKLRIKILEATRFSLPLFHGIGLLPYPKKLTHYVGKPIPVTPKKGESKPKQVLRIHKEVIRSMKELQDMAQKSSK